The Roseococcus microcysteis genome contains a region encoding:
- a CDS encoding DoxX family protein, with protein sequence MPTPHQTTPYAALLLRLSLGILLLAHGAWLKFGVFGLAGTMGFFGSLGYPPALGAVVAIAETLAGLALILGLWVRVASLALVPVMLGATLVHLGNGWLFSAPGGGWEFPAFLAVTLLVQAGLGAGAHALARPAAA encoded by the coding sequence ATGCCCACCCCCCACCAGACCACCCCCTACGCGGCGCTGCTGCTGCGCCTCTCCCTCGGAATCCTGCTGCTGGCGCATGGCGCCTGGCTGAAGTTCGGCGTGTTCGGGCTGGCGGGGACGATGGGGTTCTTCGGCTCGCTGGGCTATCCGCCCGCGCTGGGCGCCGTGGTCGCCATCGCGGAGACGCTGGCGGGCCTGGCGCTGATCCTGGGCCTCTGGGTGCGCGTCGCCTCGCTGGCCCTGGTGCCGGTGATGCTGGGCGCGACCCTGGTGCATCTCGGCAATGGCTGGCTGTTCAGCGCCCCGGGCGGCGGCTGGGAATTCCCGGCCTTCCTGGCGGTGACCCTGCTGGTGCAGGCGGGGCTGGGGGCCGGCGCCCATGCGCTGGCGCGGCCGGCGGCGGCCTGA
- the nth gene encoding endonuclease III, translating to MSRAQAVAFLEALAQENPAPETELHYTDPFTLLVAVVLSAQTTDAMVNKVTPALFAAAPTPAAMAALGAEGIGQHIRRIGLWQGKARNVAALAQMLVERHGGEVPADRVALEALPGVGRKTANVVLNVIFGQATMAVDTHIFRLGNRTGLAPGKTVREVEDALVKRCPPHLLRDAHHWLILHGRYICKARAPECWRCKAAAHCNYRDKVLVAPGG from the coding sequence ATGTCGCGGGCCCAGGCCGTGGCCTTCCTGGAGGCCCTCGCCCAGGAGAACCCCGCGCCCGAGACGGAGTTGCACTACACCGACCCCTTCACCCTGCTGGTGGCGGTGGTGCTCTCGGCCCAGACCACGGACGCGATGGTGAACAAGGTGACGCCCGCGCTCTTCGCCGCCGCCCCCACGCCCGCCGCCATGGCCGCGCTGGGGGCGGAGGGGATCGGGCAGCACATCCGCCGCATCGGGCTGTGGCAGGGCAAGGCGCGCAATGTGGCCGCGCTCGCGCAGATGCTGGTGGAGCGCCATGGCGGCGAGGTGCCTGCCGACCGGGTGGCGCTGGAGGCCCTGCCCGGCGTGGGCCGCAAGACCGCCAACGTGGTGCTCAATGTCATCTTCGGCCAGGCGACCATGGCGGTGGACACGCATATCTTCCGCCTGGGCAACCGCACCGGCCTGGCACCCGGCAAGACGGTGCGGGAGGTGGAGGACGCGCTGGTGAAGCGCTGCCCGCCCCATCTGCTGCGCGACGCCCATCACTGGCTGATCCTGCACGGGCGCTACATCTGCAAGGCGCGGGCGCCCGAATGCTGGCGCTGCAAGGCGGCGGCGCATTGCAACTATCGCGACAAGGTGCTGGTGGCGCCGGGCGGCTGA
- a CDS encoding DUF2244 domain-containing protein codes for MVKAHPLFEARSTPLNSLSARGFRIVAGILCGGFAFTGLLFTLMGAWPVLFFAGAEAVLVVAMLALYRRHATHSAELVTLQAGSIIVRRREGRRVEEARFDPFWAKLRWEGSRLLLGHRETSIEIGRYLAPEEREDLAQQLESALRTYREPRFDNPQLRA; via the coding sequence ATGGTCAAGGCCCATCCCCTATTCGAGGCCCGTTCGACGCCGCTCAACAGCCTGAGCGCGCGGGGCTTCCGCATCGTGGCCGGCATTCTCTGCGGGGGCTTCGCCTTCACGGGGCTGCTCTTCACCCTGATGGGTGCCTGGCCGGTGCTGTTCTTCGCGGGGGCCGAGGCGGTGCTGGTCGTGGCCATGCTCGCCCTCTACCGCCGCCACGCCACCCACAGCGCGGAGCTGGTCACCCTGCAGGCCGGCAGCATCATCGTGCGCCGGCGTGAGGGGCGGCGGGTCGAGGAGGCCCGCTTCGACCCCTTCTGGGCCAAGCTGCGCTGGGAGGGCTCGCGCCTGCTGCTGGGTCACCGCGAGACCAGCATCGAAATCGGCCGCTATCTGGCCCCGGAGGAACGCGAAGACTTGGCCCAGCAACTCGAATCCGCCCTGCGCACCTATCGCGAACCCCGCTTCGACAACCCGCAGCTGCGCGCATGA
- a CDS encoding LysR family transcriptional regulator encodes MTDLSQLDLNLLRVFDAVAREKHVTRAAQRLNLSQPAVSNALARLRAALGDELFLRRPGGVEPTALALALAAPVAEALDRLAEVLSAQTPFDPATARRIFPVALSEYAEAVLAPPVLARMAREAPGCLLAIRHADRTNAEALLEQGDAVLAIAVLPEPSALYTRLRMLPEAFLTLMRPDHPLAVGDLTMERFLSVPHLLHSANGSRDGALDVVLGGQGLSRRLGGVIAHLSAVPEVLKRTDMIITVSARLAESLAAPHGLVVREPPVAVRHTRLSLVFHRRFEADPGHAWLRRLLLAEAREA; translated from the coding sequence GTGACCGACCTCTCCCAGCTCGACCTCAACCTGTTGCGCGTCTTCGACGCCGTGGCGCGCGAGAAGCATGTGACGCGCGCGGCGCAGCGGCTGAACCTCTCCCAGCCGGCCGTCTCCAACGCGCTGGCGCGGCTGCGGGCGGCGCTGGGGGATGAACTGTTCCTCCGCCGGCCGGGCGGCGTGGAGCCCACGGCGTTGGCCCTGGCGCTGGCCGCGCCTGTGGCCGAGGCGCTGGACCGGCTGGCCGAGGTGCTCTCCGCCCAGACCCCCTTCGACCCCGCCACGGCGCGGCGCATCTTTCCCGTGGCCCTGTCCGAATATGCCGAGGCGGTGCTGGCGCCCCCCGTGCTGGCCCGCATGGCGCGCGAGGCGCCGGGCTGCCTGCTCGCCATCCGCCACGCCGATCGCACCAATGCCGAGGCGCTGCTGGAACAGGGCGACGCCGTGCTGGCCATCGCGGTGCTGCCGGAGCCCTCGGCGCTCTACACACGTCTGCGGATGCTGCCCGAGGCCTTCCTGACCCTGATGCGCCCCGACCACCCGCTCGCGGTGGGGGATTTGACGATGGAACGCTTCCTCTCGGTGCCGCATCTGCTGCATTCCGCCAATGGCTCGCGCGATGGGGCGCTGGACGTGGTGCTGGGTGGGCAGGGGCTGTCGCGGCGGCTGGGGGGTGTGATCGCGCATCTCTCGGCGGTGCCGGAGGTGCTGAAGCGGACGGACATGATCATCACCGTCTCGGCCCGGCTGGCCGAGAGCCTGGCCGCCCCGCATGGGCTGGTGGTGCGGGAGCCGCCGGTGGCGGTGCGGCACACGCGGCTTTCCCTGGTGTTCCACCGGCGCTTCGAGGCGGACCCCGGTCATGCTTGGCTGCGCCGGCTGTTGCTGGCGGAGGCCAGAGAGGCCTGA
- a CDS encoding DNA polymerase IV, giving the protein MAVVPSLCRDCFSTAPGEGTACAHCGGRRLMRHAELFTLTIAHVDCDAFFASVEKRDRPELASKPVIVGGGKRGVVSTACYVARTHGVRSAMPMFKALAACPDAVVLKPDFTKYSAAAAQIRALMEALSPLVQPLSIDEAVLDLAGTEALHNAPPAVVLARFAKAVEREVGVTISIGLAHNRLMAKLAAERDKPRGFAVIGASEAAGWLAPQRVGLLPGIGPAAARRLEAAGITRLGQLAALDPRAALARLGEEGPSLAARARGEDNRPVNPVRETKSISAETTFDTDIATLPELESVLWRIAEKLGKRLSAKGFAAGGVALKLKTARFETRSRQARLPAPTRLPETLFAAARPLLAREVDGTPFRLLGLGAAPLVDGAGADRGDLADPEAPRRAAKWQAVEALRARFGEAAVSPGRGLGAKPRRGDGA; this is encoded by the coding sequence GTGGCCGTAGTCCCATCCCTCTGCCGGGACTGCTTCTCCACCGCCCCCGGCGAGGGAACCGCCTGCGCCCATTGCGGCGGCCGCCGCCTGATGCGCCACGCGGAACTCTTCACCCTCACCATCGCCCATGTGGATTGCGACGCCTTCTTCGCCAGCGTGGAGAAGCGCGACCGGCCGGAGCTGGCGTCCAAGCCGGTCATCGTGGGCGGCGGCAAGCGCGGCGTGGTCTCCACCGCCTGCTATGTCGCCCGCACCCATGGCGTCCGCAGCGCCATGCCCATGTTCAAGGCGTTGGCCGCCTGCCCCGATGCGGTGGTCCTCAAGCCCGACTTCACCAAATATTCCGCCGCCGCCGCGCAGATCCGTGCCCTGATGGAGGCGCTCTCTCCCCTCGTGCAGCCGCTCTCCATTGATGAGGCGGTGCTGGACCTGGCGGGCACCGAGGCCCTGCACAACGCGCCCCCCGCCGTGGTCCTGGCCCGCTTCGCAAAGGCCGTGGAGCGCGAGGTGGGCGTCACCATCTCCATCGGCCTCGCCCACAACCGGCTGATGGCCAAGCTGGCGGCGGAGCGTGACAAGCCGCGCGGCTTCGCCGTCATCGGCGCCTCCGAGGCCGCCGGCTGGCTCGCGCCCCAGCGCGTGGGCCTGCTGCCCGGCATCGGGCCCGCGGCGGCGCGGCGGCTGGAGGCGGCGGGCATCACCCGCCTTGGCCAACTGGCGGCCCTCGACCCCCGCGCGGCCCTGGCACGGCTGGGCGAGGAGGGGCCCTCCCTCGCCGCCCGCGCCCGCGGCGAGGACAACCGCCCGGTGAACCCCGTACGCGAGACCAAGAGCATCAGCGCCGAGACCACCTTCGACACGGACATCGCCACCCTGCCCGAACTTGAATCGGTGCTGTGGCGTATCGCGGAGAAGCTGGGAAAGCGCCTTTCGGCCAAGGGCTTCGCGGCAGGCGGGGTGGCGCTCAAGCTCAAGACCGCGCGCTTCGAGACGCGCAGCCGCCAGGCCCGCCTGCCCGCCCCCACCCGCCTGCCGGAGACCCTCTTCGCCGCCGCCCGCCCCCTGCTGGCGCGCGAGGTGGACGGCACGCCCTTCCGCCTGCTGGGCCTGGGCGCCGCGCCGCTGGTGGACGGCGCCGGCGCCGACCGCGGCGATTTGGCCGACCCCGAGGCGCCGCGTCGCGCCGCGAAATGGCAGGCGGTGGAGGCGCTGCGCGCCCGCTTTGGCGAGGCCGCCGTCAGCCCGGGGCGGGGCCTGGGGGCGAAGCCGCGGCGCGGGGACGGCGCCTGA
- a CDS encoding DUF2272 domain-containing protein: protein MAEWQDWGCTTSGLPGPALAPCTPSAAARPEADPSNFPRVLAYWRAVPQTEAAIPRNRALYARALGGEATPLWAEPFWSAAFISWLMGAAGVDHVEFAPDAAHARYLDHLDLLAATHPRTAPFLPRDPAAYAPEPGDLACFDRSRRPLTRWTDRASERGQFRPMHCDLVVATGPGVVEMLGGNVNDMVTLHRAPADAAGRLLPTPRRFLVIMENRLGRLPPWGAVPIS from the coding sequence ATGGCCGAATGGCAGGATTGGGGCTGCACCACCTCGGGCCTGCCCGGCCCGGCGCTCGCCCCCTGCACGCCCTCCGCGGCCGCCCGCCCGGAGGCAGACCCCAGCAACTTCCCCCGCGTGCTGGCCTATTGGCGCGCCGTGCCGCAGACCGAGGCCGCCATCCCGCGCAACCGCGCCCTCTACGCCCGCGCCCTGGGCGGCGAAGCGACGCCCCTCTGGGCCGAGCCCTTCTGGTCCGCCGCCTTCATCTCCTGGCTGATGGGGGCCGCGGGCGTGGACCATGTGGAATTCGCGCCCGACGCCGCCCATGCGCGCTACCTGGACCATCTGGACCTGCTGGCCGCCACCCATCCGCGCACGGCCCCCTTCCTGCCGCGCGACCCCGCCGCCTATGCCCCGGAGCCCGGGGACCTGGCCTGTTTCGACCGCTCCCGCCGCCCGCTCACCCGCTGGACCGACCGTGCTTCCGAACGCGGCCAGTTCCGCCCCATGCATTGTGACCTGGTGGTGGCCACCGGGCCGGGCGTGGTGGAAATGCTGGGCGGCAATGTGAACGACATGGTGACGCTGCACCGCGCCCCCGCCGATGCGGCCGGACGGCTGCTGCCCACGCCGCGGCGCTTCCTGGTCATCATGGAAAACCGCTTGGGCCGACTGCCGCCCTGGGGCGCCGTGCCGATCAGCTGA